TGATGGGAAGACTGAAAACAATCGATAAAAATGGATCAAAGCCTAAGAATTGAAAGGCGAAAAAAGAAATATACATCCCCACCATCATGAGCGCCCCGTGGGCAAAATTAATGATATTCATGACTCCGAAAATGAGACTTAAACCGATGGCCACCAGAGAAAGCACCCCGCCCATCAATAATCCGCCGATAATCGATTGAAAAATTAGTGAAAATGAAAATATCATGGAAACAAGCTCCTTTTTCCTAATTCAGGGCCCCTCATTCCACATAAGGGGATAAGAGGCCCTGTTCTCAATAATCGCCTCTGCCGCCAGTAATGTTATAGCATTGACCGGTTATGTATGAAGATTTATCCGAAGCCAAAAACAATATCAAATCGGCCACTTCCTCCGGATGCCCCATCCTTTTCATCGGTATCCTTAAAAGAGATTTATCGAGGAATTTTTGGGGAAGGGGGGAAAGAATCTCCGTAGATACCAAAGCCGGGGCGATACAATTTACCCGAATTCCGTCCGAAACAAGCTCTTTGGCTAAAACTCTCGAGAACCCAATCAACCCGGCTTTCGAAGCGGAATAGGCCCCTAATCTTTCACTTCCCTCCTTTCCGGCAATGGAGGCGACATTGACGATATTGCCTTTTTTATTTTTTATCATGATGGGGGCGATGCTCTTACTGACCAGGAAGGCGCCTTTCAGATTGATTTGAAAAACAGCATCCCAGTCTTTTTCGTCCAAATTAATTATCGGTCCGATAGGCCCGACGATACCGGCATTATTAACCAGAATGTCGATACTCCCGAAATGCTCAAAAGTTTTTTGGACGACTTCTTGAACTTGTTCGTTATCGGAAACATCCGCCTTGAGAGCCAATGCTTTCCTCCCCATTTTTTTTATCGATCCACAGACTTCTCCCATTTCTTTTTCTAAAACATCGACAACCGTAACGAAAGCTCCCTGTCTGCTGAATTCCAAAGCGGTCGCCCGGCCTATTCCTCGTGCCCCTCCGGTAATGACCACCACTTGCTTTTCAAATGCTCCTTTTTTTATGACTTTTGCACTCATGGATCTTACTGCCCCTTTCGTATGGAACTGAATTTTTACAATACCCGATTACCTTCGATCAGCCCATTTCGGGACCGACCAGACCGCCTT
This Deltaproteobacteria bacterium DNA region includes the following protein-coding sequences:
- a CDS encoding SDR family oxidoreductase, with amino-acid sequence MSAKVIKKGAFEKQVVVITGGARGIGRATALEFSRQGAFVTVVDVLEKEMGEVCGSIKKMGRKALALKADVSDNEQVQEVVQKTFEHFGSIDILVNNAGIVGPIGPIINLDEKDWDAVFQINLKGAFLVSKSIAPIMIKNKKGNIVNVASIAGKEGSERLGAYSASKAGLIGFSRVLAKELVSDGIRVNCIAPALVSTEILSPLPQKFLDKSLLRIPMKRMGHPEEVADLILFLASDKSSYITGQCYNITGGRGDY